A DNA window from Arachis duranensis cultivar V14167 chromosome 3, aradu.V14167.gnm2.J7QH, whole genome shotgun sequence contains the following coding sequences:
- the LOC107481543 gene encoding uncharacterized protein LOC107481543: MAHVLNIPLIPLIPTSSNNTNNVHEIAFKTVPSATKLEIKQLLQSFYGLEVQKVRTLNMKGKTKRVWLAKGESLVGNRPDYKKAYVTLKNPLSNYPIFYPSPATIVHDEYMKKNKKMMTLQ; this comes from the coding sequence ATGGCACATGTTCTAAACATTCCTCTGATTCCTCTTATACCCACTTCCTCAAACAACACCAACAACGTCCACGAAATTGCGTTCAAGACGGTCCCTTCAGCTACGAAGCTCGAAATTAAGCAGTTGCTCCAATCTTTCTACGGCTTGGAGGTTCAAAAGGTGCGAACTTTGAACATGAAGGGCAAAACGAAGCGTGTTTGGCTTGCAAAAGGTGAATCCTTGGTTGGAAACAGACCCGATTATAAGAAGGCCTACGTCACCCTCAAGAACCCACTTTCCAACTACCCCATTTTTTATCCTTCACCTGCCACTATCGTACATGACGAATAcatgaagaagaacaagaagatgatGACCTTGCAGTGA
- the LOC107481801 gene encoding UDP-N-acetylglucosamine transporter ROCK1: MAPKSTQSSQAMNGRVLFYSLLLTLQYGAQPLISKRFIRREVIVTSSVLTCEIAKVVCALFFMAKEGSLRRAYKEWTLVGALTASGLPAAIYALQNSLLQISYRNLDSLTFSILNQTKIFFTAIFTYLILRQKQSIQQIGALFLLIVAAVLLSIREGSSKDSTGGHADQILFYGIVPVLVASVLSGLASALCQWASQVKKHSSYLMTIEMSIVGSLCLLASTLKSPDGEAIRQHGFFYAWTPLTLIPVIFNAVGGILVGLVTSHAGGVRKGFVIVSALLVTALLQFLFEGEPPSMYCLVALPIVVSSISIYQKYPYQIKIKKKES; encoded by the exons ATGGCGCCAAAGTCCACCCAATCTTCGCAAGCCATGAATGGCAGAGTTCTCTTCTATTCCCTCCTTCTCACTCTCCAGTACGGTGCACAGCCTTTGATCTCCAAACGTTTCATCAG ACGTGAGGTTATTGTGACTTCATCTGTTTTGACATGTGAGATTGCAAAG GTTGTGTGTGCTTTATTTTTCATGGCAAAAGAAGGTAGTCTGAGAAGAGCATATAAAGAGTGGACATTGGTTGGCGCATTGACTGCATCAGGACTTCCTGCAGCTATATATGCACTGCAAAATAGTTTGTTGCAAATCTCTTACAGGAATCTCGATTCACTCACTTTTTCAATACTCAATCAgaccaaaatatttttcactgCAATCTTTACTTATTTAATACTGAG GCAAAAACAATCAATTCAGCAAATTGGGGCCTTGTTCTTGTTAATAGTTGCAGCAGTTCTTCTAAGCATTCGCGAAGGCTCTAGCAAAGACTCTACTGGTGGGCATGCAgatcaaattttgttttatggAATTGTTCCTGTATTGGTTGCTTCAGTGCTATCTGGACTAGCTTCTGCCTTGTGTCAATGGGCATCTCAG GTCAAGAAGCACTCATCATATTTGATGACAATAGAAATGTCCATTGTTGGGAGTCTATGTCTGCTTGCCAGTACTTTGAAATCTCCAGATGGGGAAGCTATAAGACAACATGGGTTCTTTTATGCTTGGACTCCTCTAACCCTG aTACCAGTAATTTTCAATGCCGTTGGTGGAATTCTCGTTGGTTTAGTTACAAGTCATGCTGGTGGTGTTAGAAAG GGTTTTGTCATCGTTTCTGCTTTACTTGTCACAGCATTGCTACAGTTCTTATTCGAAGGAGAACCACCTTCAATGTATTGCCTTGTGGCTCTTCCAATAGTGGTTAGTAGTATCTCAATATACCAGAAATACCCGTACCAGATTAAGATTAAGAAGAAGGAATCATAA